CCTGGACGCCGGCGAGGCCGCGCGGCGTGAAGTGATCGCGCTGCGCCGCGCGGCTGGACGCGTCGCGCTGGGCGACGATCTGCACGCCACGCTGCGCGACCTGACCACCCAGGCCCGTGAGGCCAGCACCGCCGAGGTGGTCGCGCTGGTCGCGCCGGACGGTACGCTGCGCGCCGCAGACCTGGGATTCGCCGCGTCCGCAGAGTTGTTGAGCGGACCGCTGACGCGCCCCCCCGCGCCGGGCGAGGCCAGCCTGACCGCCCTGAGCGGTGGTGAGGCGCTGGCGGCGCTGCCCGTCACGCTACCTGCCAGCGCCGGAGGGGACGGTGGCACCCTGCGCGCCCTGTACGCCCCCGGCACCCGTCCCGGCGCGGACGAACTGGCGTTCCTGCTGTCCATCGCGGATCACGCCGGGACCGCGCTGCACGCCGCGCAGCTCATCGAGCGGGCTGGCGCGCGCGCCGGGGAACTCGAGCGCGCCCGGCTGGCCCGCGAACTGCACGACAGTGTCGCGCAGGCGCTGTACGGCATCACGCTGGGCGCCAAGACCGCGCGCGCCACCCTGGACCGCGACCCGAACCGCACCCGCCAGAGCCTCGAGTACACCATCCGCCTCGCGGAGGGCGGCGTCTCGGAGATGAAGGCGCTGCTGTTCAGCCTCCGCCCCGACGCGCTGGAGGAAGGCGGACTGGTCGCCGCCCTCACGCAGCACGCGCACGCCCTGGAAGCCCGCCACGGGCTGACCGTCCACGCCGAACTGAGCGTTGAACCCGACCTGAGCCCCGACGCGCAGGCCGCCGCGTACCGCGTGGCGCAGGAGGCGCTCCACAACACCGTCAAGCACGCCCGCGCGCAGCACGTGTGGCTGAGCGTCACCCAGGACGACCAGCACGTCACCCTGAACGTCCGCGACGACGGGCGCGGCTTCGACGTCAGCGCCCAGGGGCGAGGCACGCTCGGTCAGCGCAGCATGCGCGAACGCGCCGCCGGGGCCGGCGGACAGCTGGCCGTACTCAGCACCGCCGGAGAAGGCACCCAGGTCACCCTGACCCTCCCGCGCGCCGCGCTCCTGCCCAGCCCGGAGGTCGGCGCGTGACCAACCTGCCCCCGGCCCGCCCGCTGGCCCCCACCCTGACCCGCATGGCGCAGGGCCTGCTGGTCGCCGCCGCCGGAATGGCCCTGGTGTGGCACGGCAGCGCCCGCACCCTGACCCCCGGCATGAGCGTGCAGGACACGCCCATCAGCGTACAACTGGACGGACCGCTGCCTCTGGACCTCGCCAGCAGCGCCGCCGTCACCGTCCGCAGCGACCGCGCCGACCTGACCGTCACGCCCCTGCCCGCCGGGAGCCCCTACGCCCTGCGGGGCCGCGCGCACCACCGCGCCCGCAACCCGGTGCAGGCCGAGGTGACCCGCCAGGGCCGCGCCATCACAGCGGCCCTGACCCTGAACGTGCAGCCCCTGCGCGAACGCGGCGTGATCATTGGCGGCAGCGAGGGTGTGCAGCACGAACTGGACGCCGCGCTCAGCCGCGACCTGCCCATCACGCTCAGCACCAGTAGCGTCAGCGGGGACCAGCGCCTGACCCTCACGCCCCTGCGCCTGCGCGCCCTCACCGTCCGCAGCGACACCGGCGACCAGACCCTGACCCTCCCCGCCCGGGAGGCCGGAGCGATCAGCGTCGTCAGCCGCAGCGGACAGGTCGCCCTGACCGCCCCGGGCGGCAGCCGCAGCGACGCCCTGCGCGTGAATACCGGCAGCGGCGACCAGTTCCTGAACCTCACCGGACTGACCACCCAGACCCTCGGGATCGGCACGGACAGCGGCCGCGTGCGCCTGACCCTGCCGGTCATCACCGGGCGCGGCACCGTCACCACCGGCAGCGGCGACCTGCGCGTCACCGCCACCACCCGCACGCGCGGCACGCTGGACATCCGCACCCAGAGCGGCCGCGTCACCCTGATCCTCCCGCCCACCCTGACCGCCCGCGTCCGCTACCCCGACCGCGACACCGACACCTTCCCCCCGGATCAGCCGCCCAGTCCCGCCCCTGACCTGGACGTCTTCGTGGACGCTGGGCGTGACAAGGTCACTGTGACCACGTCCACCAACGACACGCCTCCCAGCCCGCCCCGTCCGCCCAGCCCGCCCAGCCCCACCCGCCGCTGACCCCCACCCGGAGACCCCACATGACCCACGACCCCACCCCCGCATCCCCCTCGCCCGCCACCGTCCGCGTGCTGCTCGTCGACGACCACGCCGTCGTCCGCCAGGGCCTGCGCCTCTTCCTCGGCCTCGACCCCCTGATCGACGTGATCGGCGAGGCCGCCAACGGCGAGGAAGCCCTCCAGGCCGCCGCGCAACTGCACCCCGACGTGGTCATCATGGACCTGATGATGCCCGTCATGGACGGCATCACCGCCACCCGCACCCTCAAACGCCAGCACCCCGACACCGAGGTCATCGCCCTGACCAGCACCCTCGAGGAACACAAGGTCAACGGCGCCATCGAGGCGGGCGCGATCAGCTACATGCTCAAGGACGCCAGTTCAGACACGCTGGCCGACGCCATCCACGCCGCCGCGCGCGGCGAGGTCCGCCTGCACCCCGAAGCCGCCAAACGCCTCGTCCGGGACTTCCGCGGCGGCGAGATGCGCGAAAGCCTCACCCCCAAGGAAACCATCGTCCTGCAACTCCTCGCCCACGGCTACAGCAACCGCGACATCGCCACCGACCAGGGCGTCAGCGAAGCCACCGTCAAGACCCACGTCTCGCGCCTGCTCAGCAAACTCGGCCTGGACAGCCGCACCCAGGCCGCCCTGTACGCCCTGAAACACGGCATCGCCACCCTGGACGGCGTGAACGTCTAACTGGCGTCGTCCGGCGGCCAGCCCAGTACGGCGCGCAGGCCCGTCATGCAGTCCGCGCGGTACAGCGCGAGGTCCGGGTCCGGGTCGGCCAGGAAGCGCACACTGAGGCCCTCGACGATGGCCCGCAGCAGCCGCGCCCGGCCCTCCGCCCCCGCCGACCCCGCCAGTCGCGCCAGTTCCAGATCCACCGCCAGCGACTCGGCCAGAAACGCCCGCTGCATGGTCATCAGGTCCGCGTCGCGCGTCGCCGCCGCCAGGAAGTCGAGGGACACCGTGTAGAACCGCCGGGTGTTCACCAGCCCGTAGAACTGGTTGTCCACGTACGCCCGCAGTTTCCCCTCGGGCGTGCCCGACAGCCGCACCGCGCGCCGCGTCGCCACCGCGATCGTCCGCGAGAACCGCCGCATCACGGCCGCGAGCAGCCCCGCGCGGCTGCCGAAGTGGTACACCAGCGTGCCCCGGCTCACGCCCGCGTGAGCGGCGATGTCCGCCAGCGTCACGCCCGCGTACCCCCGCTCGTAGATCGCCAGGTACGCCGCCTTCTCCAGCGCCGCCCGCCGCGCGCGGTCCTGAATGGGATTCACCTTGCGCGCCATTCCCCCCAGCATCCCGGCTCAGGCGGCCCGGGTCAAGGCGCAGAGGCAGGCAGGGGGAAGTGGAGGGGCGGGCGGTGCCCGTTCGGTCACTGACCTGCGGCGGAACATCCCTTCGACTGGTGGGACGTGGACAATCCACCCACTCCCTACGGCCCACTCCCCCCGACGACCGCCACGATCAGCGTGACGAGGATCGCCGCGAGCCCCATGCCGATAGACGACGCGGCGCCGGTCTGTTCGCCTTCCTCGCGGGCGCGGGCGGTGCCGACGCCGTGCGCGACGGACCCGATGGCGATGCCGCGCGCCAGGGGGTGCCGGACGCGCAGGGCGGTCAGGAGGGCGGGGAGGATCAGCGCGCCGATCAGGCCGGACAGCACGGCCAGAGTGGCGGCGAGTGCTGGGGGCGCGTGCGTGAACGGCGCGAGTTGCAGCGCGACGGGGCTGGTGGCGGGCGCGGTGTGCAGGGCGCGCTGTGCGTCGGGGGAGAGGTGCAACGCGCGGGCCAGCAGCGTGTCTACCATGACGCCCAGCGTGGTCCCGGTCAGTCCGCCGATCAGCAGGGCGCGCCACTGCCGGGCGAGGAGGGCCCGCAGTCGGTACAGCGGCACGGCCAGCGCGACGACGGCGGGCGTGAGCAGCGCCGAGAGAGGCTGCACGTCGTGCAGGTACGTGTCGTACGGCACCCGCGTGAGCAGCAGGGCAGCGGCGACGATCAGCGTGCCGATCAGGGTCGGGTTCGCCAGCGGGGACCGCACCCGCAATTGCGTCAGCATGCCCGCCGCGAAGGCCAGCAGCGTGACCATGACCCAGATCAAGAGTCCTCCGGGCGCAGCAGGCGCGACGCGAGCAGACCCGCCGCGCCCGCTCCCACCAGCAGGCCCGCCGTCATCACCAGCACCCACAGGCCCCACGCGGCCCCCGCGCTCAGGAACTGCAGGAACCCCACGGTGGCCGGAATGAACAGCAGTCCCAGGATGCCCAGCAGCCCGTCGGCGGCGTCCGTGATCCAGTGCAGCCGCACCAGTTTCAGGCCCAGCGCCGCCCACAGCAGCACCAGCCCCACCACCGACCCCGGCAGCGGCAGGCCCAGCGCGCCCGTCAGGGCCTGCCCGGCCGCCGCGAACGCCAGCAGCAGCCCCAGGCCCAGCACGAACCGGGCCGGGGCCGGCAGGCGCGCCGTGACCGACCCGGACGTCACGGGCTCAGCCCGCCTGGGCGCTCAGGCGGGCCAGCATGCCGCGCACGACCTGCTTGGCGTGGCGGGCCACCAGCGGCATGAACTCGCGGTAGTCGACGTTCGCGTCGTGGTCGGCGGTGTCGCTGACCGAGCGGATCACCACGAACGGCACGCCGGCCTTCGCGCACACCTGCGCGACCGCCGCGCCCTCCATCTCGGCGCAGGCCGCGCCGAAGGCCGTCCACAGGCGCGTCACGCCCTCCTTCGACGCGATGAACTGATCCCCGCTCGCCACGCGGCCGTCCAGCACGCGAATGCCCTCCACGTCCCGCGCGGCCTCCAGCGCCACCAGCCGCAGCGTGTCGTCCGCGGGCCACGCGGGCAGTTCGCCCGGCACGGTGCCCGCCGCGTAGCCCAGCGCCGTCACGTCCACGTCGTGCTGCACGCAGTCCGTACTCACCACGATGTCCCCGACGCGCAGTTCGGGGTGCACGCCGCCCGCCACGCCCGTGAAGATCACGCGGGTCGCGCCCTGCATCAGCAGGTACGTGGTGGTCATCGCGGCGTTCACCTTCCCGATCCCGCCGCGCGTCAGCAGCACCGGCACGCCGTCCAGCGCACCCCGGTGCAGCGTCACGCCCGGGAAGTTCAGGTCCTCGCGGGCCGTGAGGTCCGCCAGAAGCAACTCGATCTCTTCATCCATCGCGCCAATGATCGCCAGCATGAGAAGCAGTCTAGCCCCAGCCGGGTGCGCGGTAGGCGGGGCGCGGGAGGGGAGTGGGGAGTGGGTCGGAGGTCCGCGTCCCAGGAGTCTGGGGGGCTGTGAGTGCAGATGGGCAGGGGCGGATGCCCAGGCCGTCGCCTCCCACTGCCTACTCCCCGCCGCCTGCTTCCTGCCTCCTCATGGGCGGGGCGTATGCTCGCGGGCATGACGGACACCCTCAATCCGCGCGACACGCTGGACGTCACGGCCCTGCGTCACCCCGATTCCCTGAAGTGGACGCTGTACCCGGAAGACGTCATTCCCATGTGGGTGGCGGACATGGACTTCCCGGTCGCGCCGCCCATCATGCGCGCCCTGCACGAGCGGCTGGACGCCGGGCTGGGCTACGCGCAGCTGCGCGGCGACACCCGCCTGAAAGACGCCCTGCTGCCGAAACTGGCCGCGCAGGGCCTGGATAGCCTGACGCACGAGAACGTGACGTTCCTGCCGGGTGTCGTGCCGGGCATCTACGCCGCCGTGCACGCCCTGACCACCCCCGGCGAGCCGGTCGTGACCATGACGCCCATCTACCACCCGTTCCACATGGCGATCACCGAACTGGGCCGCCGCGTGGCGGGCGTGCCCCTGCGCGACGGCGAGAACGGCTATGAGATCAACTGGGCGGCGATGGACGCCGCGTCGCGCGGGTCGCGCCTGCTGCTGCTGTGCCACCCGCACAACCCCACCGGGCGCGTCTGGACCGCCGAGGAGTTGCAGAAACTGCGCGACCTCGTGCTGGCGCGCGACCTGTTCGTCATGAGCGACGAGTTGCACGCCGACCTGCGCTTCACGGACGGGCCGTTCGAGGCGTTCGCCGCCGACCCGCGCGTGCAGAACCGCACCATCACCCTGACCGGACCGTGCAAGGCCTTCAACACGGCCGGGCTGGGCATCGGCGCGATGATCAGCCACAACGCCCAGCTGCTCACCCGCGTGCGCGGCGCGGCGGGCGGCCTGATGGGTCACGAGAGCGCCCTGAGCCTCACCATGTGGCGCGCCGCGCTGGCCGAGGGTGGCCCCTGGCTGGCCGACACCGCCCAGTACCTGCGGGAGAACCGCGACTTCATGGCCGCGTTCCTGCGCGAACGACTCCCCTGGGTGCGCTTCCACGTCCCCGAGGCGACGTACCTCGCGTGGCTGGACCTGCGCGAGCACCCCCGCGCCGGGGACATCCAGGCCTTCCTGCTGGAGGAAGCGCGGGTCGCCATTCACGACGGCCCGGTCTTCGCGCACGAGGGCCACAAGCCGCAGTACCAGGGGTTCATCCGCCTGAACTTCGCCACCAGCCGCG
The Deinococcus sedimenti DNA segment above includes these coding regions:
- a CDS encoding TetR/AcrR family transcriptional regulator, which translates into the protein MARKVNPIQDRARRAALEKAAYLAIYERGYAGVTLADIAAHAGVSRGTLVYHFGSRAGLLAAVMRRFSRTIAVATRRAVRLSGTPEGKLRAYVDNQFYGLVNTRRFYTVSLDFLAAATRDADLMTMQRAFLAESLAVDLELARLAGSAGAEGRARLLRAIVEGLSVRFLADPDPDLALYRADCMTGLRAVLGWPPDDAS
- a CDS encoding MalY/PatB family protein — translated: MTDTLNPRDTLDVTALRHPDSLKWTLYPEDVIPMWVADMDFPVAPPIMRALHERLDAGLGYAQLRGDTRLKDALLPKLAAQGLDSLTHENVTFLPGVVPGIYAAVHALTTPGEPVVTMTPIYHPFHMAITELGRRVAGVPLRDGENGYEINWAAMDAASRGSRLLLLCHPHNPTGRVWTAEELQKLRDLVLARDLFVMSDELHADLRFTDGPFEAFAADPRVQNRTITLTGPCKAFNTAGLGIGAMISHNAQLLTRVRGAAGGLMGHESALSLTMWRAALAEGGPWLADTAQYLRENRDFMAAFLRERLPWVRFHVPEATYLAWLDLREHPRAGDIQAFLLEEARVAIHDGPVFAHEGHKPQYQGFIRLNFATSRELLTEALTRMERALNAAK
- a CDS encoding DUF4097 family beta strand repeat-containing protein encodes the protein MTNLPPARPLAPTLTRMAQGLLVAAAGMALVWHGSARTLTPGMSVQDTPISVQLDGPLPLDLASSAAVTVRSDRADLTVTPLPAGSPYALRGRAHHRARNPVQAEVTRQGRAITAALTLNVQPLRERGVIIGGSEGVQHELDAALSRDLPITLSTSSVSGDQRLTLTPLRLRALTVRSDTGDQTLTLPAREAGAISVVSRSGQVALTAPGGSRSDALRVNTGSGDQFLNLTGLTTQTLGIGTDSGRVRLTLPVITGRGTVTTGSGDLRVTATTRTRGTLDIRTQSGRVTLILPPTLTARVRYPDRDTDTFPPDQPPSPAPDLDVFVDAGRDKVTVTTSTNDTPPSPPRPPSPPSPTRR
- a CDS encoding LrgB family protein; this encodes MIWVMVTLLAFAAGMLTQLRVRSPLANPTLIGTLIVAAALLLTRVPYDTYLHDVQPLSALLTPAVVALAVPLYRLRALLARQWRALLIGGLTGTTLGVMVDTLLARALHLSPDAQRALHTAPATSPVALQLAPFTHAPPALAATLAVLSGLIGALILPALLTALRVRHPLARGIAIGSVAHGVGTARAREEGEQTGAASSIGMGLAAILVTLIVAVVGGSGP
- a CDS encoding sensor histidine kinase, with the translated sequence MHQGRPTRPGRPARPPVLGELLDPATYRAAGYVLLSVPVGGLIAALLTASVLGGLLTLPVLIGALFLVVALWLVGALGDLQRILAGLLGVRFVRPAPPLSTGGLLGWLGVTLADPATYRTLLFHVIQLPLGLVCWVVLATLLAVVVLGLGAPLWLMNSATPLVWNEWTLRPGPVAVAGLVVIGAGALQVTAGVLNLMGRMWTRLSAALLALDAGEAARREVIALRRAAGRVALGDDLHATLRDLTTQAREASTAEVVALVAPDGTLRAADLGFAASAELLSGPLTRPPAPGEASLTALSGGEALAALPVTLPASAGGDGGTLRALYAPGTRPGADELAFLLSIADHAGTALHAAQLIERAGARAGELERARLARELHDSVAQALYGITLGAKTARATLDRDPNRTRQSLEYTIRLAEGGVSEMKALLFSLRPDALEEGGLVAALTQHAHALEARHGLTVHAELSVEPDLSPDAQAAAYRVAQEALHNTVKHARAQHVWLSVTQDDQHVTLNVRDDGRGFDVSAQGRGTLGQRSMRERAAGAGGQLAVLSTAGEGTQVTLTLPRAALLPSPEVGA
- a CDS encoding 5'-methylthioadenosine/adenosylhomocysteine nucleosidase is translated as MLAIIGAMDEEIELLLADLTAREDLNFPGVTLHRGALDGVPVLLTRGGIGKVNAAMTTTYLLMQGATRVIFTGVAGGVHPELRVGDIVVSTDCVQHDVDVTALGYAAGTVPGELPAWPADDTLRLVALEAARDVEGIRVLDGRVASGDQFIASKEGVTRLWTAFGAACAEMEGAAVAQVCAKAGVPFVVIRSVSDTADHDANVDYREFMPLVARHAKQVVRGMLARLSAQAG
- a CDS encoding CidA/LrgA family protein; amino-acid sequence: MTSGSVTARLPAPARFVLGLGLLLAFAAAGQALTGALGLPLPGSVVGLVLLWAALGLKLVRLHWITDAADGLLGILGLLFIPATVGFLQFLSAGAAWGLWVLVMTAGLLVGAGAAGLLASRLLRPEDS
- a CDS encoding response regulator, producing MTHDPTPASPSPATVRVLLVDDHAVVRQGLRLFLGLDPLIDVIGEAANGEEALQAAAQLHPDVVIMDLMMPVMDGITATRTLKRQHPDTEVIALTSTLEEHKVNGAIEAGAISYMLKDASSDTLADAIHAAARGEVRLHPEAAKRLVRDFRGGEMRESLTPKETIVLQLLAHGYSNRDIATDQGVSEATVKTHVSRLLSKLGLDSRTQAALYALKHGIATLDGVNV